A genomic region of Serratia fonticola contains the following coding sequences:
- a CDS encoding formate C-acetyltransferase/glycerol dehydratase family glycyl radical enzyme — MTTLDLSTLTERTLAHKNALIHIVKPPVCTERAQHYTETYQQQQDKPLPVRRALALANHLAKRTIWIKNDELIIGNQASQLRAAPIFPEYTVSWIESEIDELADRPGAGFSVSEKDKAVLHALCPWWRGQTVQDRCYGMFTDEQKALLATGIIKAEGNMTSGDAHLAVNFPLLLEKGLDGLREKVAERRERLYLTDWDDLHKEQFLKAIDISLVALSEHILRFAQLARKMAQEEDRNWRREELLAMAANCELIAHQPPQTFWQALQLCYFIQLFLQIESNGHSVSFGRLDQYLYPWYRRDVELEQSLPREKAIEMLHSCWLKLLEVNKIRSGSHSKASAGSPLYQNVTIGGQKWVNGKATDAVNPLSYAILESCGRLRSTQPNLSVRYHAGISNDFLDACVQVIRCGFGMPAFNNDEIVIPEFIKLGVEPQDAYDYAAIGCIETAVGGKWGYRCTGMSFINFARVMLAALEQGRDATSGKIFLPQKLALSKGNFSQFDQVLDAWDTQIRYYTRKSIEIECVVDTVLEENAHDIVCSALVDDCIERGKSIKQGGAKYDWVSGLQVGIANLGNSLAAVRKLVFDQGIIGQQQLAQALENDFAGLDGEQLRQRLINAAPKYGNDVDDVDQLLVRAYQTYIDELKQYHNTRFGRGPIGGTYYAGTSSISANVPFGAATMATPDGRKAHTPLAEGASPASGTDHLGPTAVFNSLAKLPTESILGGVLLNQKLNPSTLENPRDREKLMLMLRTFFEAYHGWHVQYNIVSRETLLAAKQHPDQYRDLVVRVAGYSAFFTALSPDAQDDIIARTEHTL; from the coding sequence ATGACAACGCTGGACCTGAGCACCCTGACCGAACGTACCCTGGCGCACAAGAACGCGCTGATCCATATCGTCAAACCGCCGGTGTGTACCGAACGCGCACAGCATTACACCGAAACTTACCAGCAGCAGCAGGATAAACCGTTGCCGGTAAGGCGCGCTCTGGCGCTGGCCAACCATCTGGCCAAACGCACTATCTGGATCAAGAACGATGAGTTGATCATCGGTAACCAGGCCAGCCAACTTCGCGCCGCACCGATCTTCCCGGAATACACCGTCAGTTGGATCGAAAGCGAAATTGACGAGCTGGCCGATCGTCCCGGTGCCGGTTTCTCGGTTAGCGAAAAAGATAAGGCAGTGCTGCATGCCTTGTGCCCATGGTGGCGCGGCCAGACCGTGCAGGACCGCTGCTATGGCATGTTCACCGATGAGCAAAAGGCGCTGTTAGCCACCGGGATCATCAAAGCGGAAGGCAACATGACCTCGGGTGATGCACACCTGGCTGTCAACTTCCCGCTGTTGCTGGAAAAGGGGCTGGATGGCCTGCGTGAGAAAGTCGCTGAGCGCCGTGAGCGTCTGTATCTGACCGATTGGGATGATTTGCATAAGGAACAGTTCCTGAAGGCTATAGATATCTCCCTGGTGGCATTAAGCGAGCATATTCTGCGTTTCGCCCAGTTAGCCCGCAAAATGGCTCAAGAAGAGGATCGCAACTGGCGTCGCGAAGAACTGCTAGCAATGGCGGCCAACTGTGAATTGATTGCGCATCAACCTCCCCAGACCTTCTGGCAGGCGCTGCAACTGTGCTATTTCATCCAGCTGTTCCTGCAGATCGAATCCAACGGCCACTCGGTATCTTTTGGCCGCCTCGACCAATATCTATACCCATGGTATCGCCGTGATGTGGAACTGGAACAAAGCCTGCCGCGCGAAAAAGCCATTGAAATGCTCCATAGCTGCTGGCTGAAACTGCTGGAAGTGAACAAGATCCGCTCGGGTTCACACTCTAAAGCGTCAGCAGGTAGCCCGCTGTACCAAAACGTCACGATCGGTGGCCAAAAATGGGTGAATGGCAAGGCAACCGATGCCGTGAACCCACTCTCCTACGCCATTCTGGAGTCTTGTGGCCGCCTGCGTTCCACGCAACCCAACCTCAGCGTGCGTTATCATGCCGGGATCAGTAATGACTTCCTCGACGCCTGTGTGCAGGTTATTCGTTGTGGCTTCGGCATGCCGGCTTTTAACAACGACGAAATCGTCATTCCGGAATTTATCAAGTTGGGCGTAGAACCCCAGGATGCCTACGACTACGCCGCTATCGGCTGTATCGAAACCGCCGTTGGCGGCAAATGGGGTTATCGCTGTACCGGGATGAGCTTCATTAACTTTGCCCGCGTGATGTTGGCTGCGTTGGAACAAGGGCGCGATGCCACCTCTGGCAAGATTTTTCTGCCGCAGAAGTTGGCACTCTCAAAAGGCAACTTCAGCCAATTTGATCAGGTGCTGGATGCCTGGGATACGCAGATCCGCTATTACACGCGTAAATCCATCGAGATTGAATGCGTGGTCGATACCGTGCTGGAAGAAAATGCGCACGACATTGTCTGTTCGGCGTTGGTCGATGACTGTATCGAACGCGGCAAAAGCATCAAGCAAGGCGGCGCGAAGTACGACTGGGTTTCCGGCCTGCAGGTGGGGATTGCCAACCTGGGCAACAGCCTGGCCGCAGTTCGCAAACTGGTGTTCGATCAGGGAATAATTGGCCAGCAGCAGTTGGCACAAGCGTTGGAGAACGACTTTGCCGGATTGGACGGTGAACAGCTGCGCCAACGCCTGATCAATGCAGCCCCCAAATACGGCAATGACGTCGACGATGTCGATCAACTGTTGGTTCGCGCCTATCAGACCTATATCGATGAACTGAAGCAGTATCACAACACGCGCTTTGGCCGTGGCCCGATTGGCGGAACCTACTATGCCGGGACCTCCTCTATCTCTGCCAACGTGCCCTTTGGTGCGGCCACCATGGCAACGCCTGATGGCCGCAAGGCCCATACGCCGTTGGCGGAAGGTGCCAGCCCGGCTTCCGGTACCGATCATCTTGGCCCGACGGCAGTCTTCAACTCGCTGGCCAAACTGCCAACCGAGTCGATTCTTGGCGGTGTGTTGCTCAACCAGAAGCTGAATCCATCGACGCTGGAGAACCCACGTGACCGTGAGAAGCTGATGTTGATGCTGCGCACATTCTTTGAGGCTTACCATGGCTGGCATGTGCAGTATAATATTGTCTCACGGGAAACATTGCTGGCAGCGAAGCAACATCCTGACCAATATCGTGATTTAGTGGTACGTGTGGCTGGATATTCTGCCTTCTTTACCGCATTATCCCCAGATGCGCAGGATGATATTATCGCGCGAACCGAACATACTCTTTAA
- a CDS encoding glycyl-radical enzyme activating protein has product MLFNLQRYSTHDGPGIRSVVFLKGCSLGCRWCQNPESRSRQQDLLFDERLCLAGCTLCSECCPHAITRIDETTLSLQRALLTAADYDALTGCCPTGALSVCGTAIDIDAVMAEVMRDKPYYLRTGGGLTLSGGEPFMQPDIAAELLKRGHEAGIHTAVESCLHTPWSYIAPSLPWLDLMLADLKHVDETRFKQWTDGSAKRILDNFRRLAAAGTQITVRVPLIPEFNADRGSIRAITDFAADEIGVKEIHFLPYHTLGMNKYLLLGAPYYASRTPLDDPELLAYAEDYASVKGLTAILRG; this is encoded by the coding sequence ATGCTTTTCAATCTGCAGCGCTATTCAACCCATGACGGGCCAGGCATCCGTAGCGTGGTATTCCTGAAAGGGTGTTCACTGGGCTGCCGTTGGTGCCAGAACCCGGAAAGCCGCTCCCGGCAACAGGATCTGTTGTTCGATGAGCGTCTGTGTCTGGCTGGATGCACCCTCTGCAGTGAATGCTGCCCACATGCCATTACCCGCATTGACGAAACCACGCTAAGCCTGCAACGCGCGTTGCTTACTGCCGCCGATTATGACGCATTAACCGGCTGTTGCCCAACCGGCGCGCTGAGCGTCTGCGGCACCGCTATCGATATTGACGCCGTCATGGCCGAGGTGATGCGTGATAAGCCTTACTATCTGCGAACTGGCGGTGGTTTGACCCTTTCCGGTGGTGAACCTTTTATGCAACCGGACATCGCCGCTGAGTTGCTCAAACGTGGACACGAAGCCGGGATCCATACGGCTGTGGAATCCTGCTTGCACACGCCATGGTCATATATCGCGCCTTCTCTACCCTGGCTCGATTTGATGCTGGCAGACCTCAAGCATGTTGATGAAACCCGTTTCAAACAATGGACCGACGGGTCCGCTAAACGCATCCTGGACAACTTCCGCCGTCTGGCCGCTGCGGGTACCCAGATCACCGTGCGAGTACCGCTGATCCCGGAATTTAACGCCGATCGTGGGTCGATCCGTGCCATTACCGATTTTGCCGCCGATGAGATCGGTGTGAAAGAAATTCACTTTTTACCTTACCACACGCTTGGCATGAACAAATACCTCCTGCTTGGCGCGCCCTATTACGCTTCCCGTACCCCACTGGATGACCCTGAACTGCTGGCCTATGCCGAAGATTACGCCAGCGTAAAAGGTCTGACCGCAATCTTGCGAGGATAA
- the fsa gene encoding fructose-6-phosphate aldolase, whose product MELYLDTADVSAVKRLARVLPLHGVTTNPSIVAKEGKPIWEVLPALRDALGGTGKLFAQVMANDAERMVAEAVLLNQRVPGLVVKIPTTAEGLAAIKKLKSMSIPTLGTAVYGAGQGLLAALAGAEYVAPYVNRLDAQGGDGIEMVHELQQLLALHAPHAKVLAASFKTPRQALECLLAGCQSITLPVDVAEQFISTPAVQAAVEKFEQDWQGAFGTALLN is encoded by the coding sequence ATGGAACTGTATCTCGATACTGCCGATGTCAGCGCCGTGAAACGTCTGGCGCGCGTGTTGCCGCTTCACGGTGTCACCACCAATCCCAGCATCGTTGCCAAAGAAGGCAAGCCGATCTGGGAAGTGCTCCCGGCGCTGCGTGATGCGTTGGGGGGAACCGGCAAGCTGTTCGCACAAGTAATGGCAAACGATGCAGAACGTATGGTGGCGGAAGCCGTGTTGTTGAATCAGCGTGTACCCGGGTTAGTGGTAAAGATACCAACCACTGCGGAAGGGCTGGCGGCGATCAAGAAGCTGAAATCCATGTCGATCCCTACCTTGGGAACTGCCGTTTATGGCGCAGGCCAGGGGTTGTTGGCGGCGTTGGCCGGGGCGGAATATGTCGCGCCTTATGTCAATCGCCTGGATGCCCAAGGCGGCGATGGGATTGAGATGGTGCATGAATTACAGCAACTGTTAGCGCTGCACGCTCCCCATGCCAAGGTGTTGGCGGCCAGCTTTAAAACCCCACGCCAGGCGTTGGAATGTCTGTTGGCAGGCTGTCAGTCGATCACCTTACCGGTGGATGTGGCAGAGCAGTTTATTTCCACTCCGGCAGTTCAGGCGGCGGTAGAGAAGTTTGAGCAGGATTGGCAGGGGGCTTTTGGTACTGCGTTGTTGAACTAA
- a CDS encoding carbon starvation CstA family protein has protein sequence MKNVKSGIIWLAVALIGAFAFAMLALSRGEHVNAVWLVVASVACYSIAYRFYSRFIAKNVFELDDRRLTPAERHNDGLDYVPTNKWVLFGHHFAAIAGAGPLVGPILAAQMGFLPGTIWILVGVMLAGAVQDFLILFISTRRDGRSLGEMAKQELGAFAGVVTMLGALGVMIIILSALALVVVKALADSPWGLFTIAATIPIALFMGVYMRFIRPGKIAEVSLIGFVLMMMAIIYGGNIAQHPYWGPFFTLHGTTLTWVLVIYGFIASVLPVWLLLAPRDYLSTFLKIGVIVGLAVGIVFAMPEMKMPAVSRFIDGSGPVFAGSLFPFLFITIACGAISGFHALVSSGTTPKLVERESHIRFIGYGGMLMESFVAIMALICASVIDPGVYFAMNSPAALIGTTVENASQVINGWGFMITPETLTQIAKDVGENSVLSRAGGAPTFAVGMAHIISDVFNSRAMMAFWYHFAILFEALFILTAVDAGTRACRFMVQDLVGVAIPRLANNRSWFGNLAGTTVAVAGWGFFVYQGVVDPLGGINTLWPLFGIGNQMLASMALILGTVVLFKMKKQRYAWVTILPTAWLFITSMTAGWQKIFHEKPSIGFLAQARKFSSGIEQGTIIAPAKSIQDMQTIVFSNQINAALCAFFMLVAVTMLVSAFFVIRRALNANQPTVRESEIILREETGRA, from the coding sequence ATGAAAAACGTCAAATCCGGCATAATATGGCTCGCGGTGGCGCTTATTGGCGCCTTCGCTTTCGCCATGCTGGCGCTCAGCCGTGGCGAACACGTTAATGCGGTTTGGTTGGTGGTGGCTTCTGTCGCCTGCTACAGCATCGCCTATCGTTTCTATAGCCGCTTTATTGCCAAGAATGTCTTCGAACTGGACGATCGTCGCTTAACCCCGGCAGAACGTCATAACGATGGCCTAGACTATGTGCCTACCAACAAGTGGGTGCTGTTCGGCCATCACTTTGCCGCCATTGCAGGTGCTGGCCCACTGGTTGGGCCAATCCTGGCCGCGCAGATGGGTTTCTTGCCAGGGACTATCTGGATCCTGGTGGGTGTGATGCTGGCCGGAGCGGTACAAGACTTTCTGATCCTGTTTATCTCTACTCGCCGCGATGGCCGCTCTCTGGGAGAAATGGCCAAACAGGAACTGGGCGCGTTTGCCGGCGTGGTAACCATGCTCGGCGCGCTCGGGGTGATGATCATCATCCTTTCGGCACTGGCACTGGTGGTGGTAAAAGCTCTGGCAGATAGCCCTTGGGGCCTGTTTACGATTGCCGCCACCATCCCGATTGCGCTGTTTATGGGCGTTTATATGCGCTTTATCCGCCCCGGTAAAATTGCCGAAGTTTCGCTGATCGGTTTTGTGCTGATGATGATGGCGATCATCTACGGCGGTAATATCGCTCAGCATCCTTATTGGGGCCCGTTCTTCACTCTGCACGGCACCACGCTGACCTGGGTGCTGGTGATTTACGGTTTTATCGCCTCGGTGCTGCCAGTATGGCTATTGCTGGCGCCGCGCGACTACCTTTCTACCTTTTTGAAAATCGGCGTGATCGTCGGGCTGGCTGTGGGAATTGTCTTCGCCATGCCGGAAATGAAAATGCCTGCGGTTTCGCGCTTTATTGATGGCAGCGGCCCGGTGTTTGCCGGTTCCCTGTTCCCCTTCCTGTTTATCACCATCGCCTGCGGTGCGATTTCCGGTTTCCACGCATTGGTTTCCAGCGGTACGACACCGAAGCTGGTAGAACGTGAAAGCCATATTCGCTTTATCGGTTATGGCGGGATGCTTATGGAATCCTTTGTCGCCATCATGGCACTGATCTGCGCATCGGTAATCGACCCCGGCGTTTATTTTGCCATGAACTCACCGGCCGCGCTGATTGGCACCACAGTGGAGAATGCATCACAGGTCATCAACGGCTGGGGCTTTATGATCACCCCAGAAACGTTGACGCAGATTGCCAAAGATGTGGGGGAGAATTCGGTACTCTCGCGAGCCGGCGGCGCGCCAACCTTTGCCGTTGGTATGGCCCACATTATCAGCGATGTGTTCAACAGCCGGGCAATGATGGCCTTCTGGTATCATTTTGCCATTCTGTTCGAGGCCCTGTTTATTCTGACGGCGGTTGATGCCGGTACCCGCGCCTGCCGCTTTATGGTTCAGGATCTGGTGGGGGTGGCCATTCCGCGGCTGGCGAACAACCGCTCGTGGTTCGGCAATCTGGCCGGTACCACCGTGGCCGTCGCCGGTTGGGGCTTTTTCGTCTATCAAGGGGTGGTCGATCCGCTCGGTGGCATTAACACCCTGTGGCCGCTGTTCGGTATCGGTAACCAGATGCTGGCTTCAATGGCGTTGATTCTGGGTACGGTGGTGTTGTTCAAGATGAAAAAGCAGCGTTATGCCTGGGTAACCATTCTGCCAACCGCCTGGCTATTTATCACCTCAATGACTGCAGGCTGGCAAAAGATTTTCCACGAGAAACCGAGTATTGGTTTCCTGGCACAAGCCAGGAAATTTTCTAGTGGGATTGAGCAAGGCACGATTATCGCACCGGCTAAATCCATCCAGGACATGCAGACCATCGTGTTCAGCAACCAGATCAACGCTGCACTGTGCGCCTTCTTTATGTTGGTGGCGGTAACCATGCTGGTTTCTGCCTTCTTCGTGATCCGCCGGGCGTTGAATGCCAACCAACCGACTGTGCGTGAAAGCGAGATTATTCTGCGTGAAGAAACCGGACGCGCCTGA
- a CDS encoding exoribonuclease II, producing MFQDNPLLAQLKQQLHSQTPRVEGVVKGTEKGFGFLEVDGQKSYFIPPPYMKKVMHGDRIVATLHTEKEREIAEPETLVEPFLSRFVGRVQKKDDRLSIVPDHPLLKDAIQCRPAREVTHNFQAGDWAVAEMRRHPLKGDRSFHAELMQFITDGEDHFAPWWVTLARHNLEREAPDMVAISEHDAKLPREDLTALDFVTIDSASTEDMDDALYVQDNGDGSLQLTIAIADPTAYVAQGSHLDDIARKRAFTNYLPGFNIPMLPRDLSDNLCSLRPNERRPVLACRVTVAADGKLGNDIRFFAAEIESKAKLVYDEVSDWLDGIAGWQPPSDAIAQQITLLKQVCDARNAWRHQHALVFKDRPDYRFVLGEKGDVLDIITEQRRTANRIVEECMIAANVCAAIVLRDRLGFGIYNVHNGFDPALVEQAVTVLQANDVEADAAKLLTLEGFCELRRHLDAQPTQFLDSRIRRFQTFAEISTTPGPHFGLGLEAYATWTSPIRKYGDMVNHRLLKNIISEQAADKPQDDVTTQLAERRRLNRMAERDVGDWLYARFLKDKAGSDERFNAEIIDVTRGGLRVRLLDNGAVAFIPAPFIHAVRDELVCSQETGTVQVKGEVIYRQSDSLQVNIAEVRMETRSVIAKPAA from the coding sequence ATGTTTCAAGATAACCCGCTGCTGGCGCAGCTTAAACAGCAACTTCACTCTCAAACCCCGCGTGTTGAAGGCGTAGTCAAAGGGACTGAGAAAGGTTTTGGCTTTTTAGAAGTCGACGGTCAAAAGAGCTATTTCATTCCACCGCCGTACATGAAAAAAGTCATGCATGGGGATCGTATCGTCGCCACCCTGCATACCGAAAAAGAGCGCGAAATTGCTGAACCGGAAACGCTGGTTGAGCCTTTCCTGTCGCGCTTTGTTGGCCGGGTGCAGAAAAAAGACGATCGCCTGTCTATCGTGCCCGACCATCCTTTGCTGAAAGACGCCATTCAGTGCCGCCCTGCACGTGAAGTAACGCATAACTTCCAGGCGGGCGATTGGGCCGTTGCCGAAATGCGTCGTCATCCCCTGAAGGGCGATCGCAGTTTCCATGCCGAGCTGATGCAGTTCATCACCGACGGTGAAGATCATTTTGCGCCATGGTGGGTTACGCTGGCCCGTCATAATCTTGAAAGAGAAGCGCCGGACATGGTGGCCATCAGCGAACACGATGCCAAACTGCCCCGTGAAGATCTGACCGCGTTGGATTTTGTCACCATTGACAGCGCCAGCACCGAAGATATGGATGATGCGCTGTATGTACAGGATAACGGTGACGGATCGCTGCAGTTGACCATCGCCATTGCCGATCCGACCGCTTACGTTGCGCAAGGCAGCCATCTGGATGATATCGCACGTAAACGCGCTTTCACCAACTATCTGCCAGGCTTCAACATCCCTATGCTGCCGCGCGATCTGTCGGATAACCTGTGCTCGCTGCGTCCCAATGAGCGTCGCCCGGTACTGGCCTGCCGAGTCACCGTTGCTGCAGACGGTAAGCTGGGCAACGATATCCGTTTCTTCGCCGCCGAGATCGAGTCCAAAGCCAAACTGGTTTATGACGAAGTCTCAGATTGGCTGGACGGCATTGCTGGCTGGCAGCCACCTAGCGACGCTATCGCGCAACAAATCACTTTGCTCAAGCAGGTTTGTGACGCCCGCAACGCCTGGCGCCATCAACACGCGCTGGTGTTTAAAGATCGCCCGGATTACCGCTTTGTTCTCGGAGAGAAAGGCGATGTGCTGGACATCATTACCGAACAGCGCCGCACCGCCAACCGTATCGTTGAAGAGTGCATGATTGCTGCCAACGTATGTGCCGCCATCGTGTTACGCGATCGTCTGGGCTTTGGCATCTATAACGTACATAACGGCTTTGATCCGGCCTTGGTTGAACAGGCAGTCACCGTGCTGCAGGCGAACGACGTGGAAGCCGATGCCGCTAAGCTGCTGACGTTGGAGGGGTTCTGCGAGCTTCGCCGTCACCTTGATGCGCAGCCAACCCAGTTCTTGGACAGCCGTATCCGCCGTTTCCAGACCTTTGCCGAGATCAGCACTACGCCTGGCCCACATTTTGGTCTGGGATTAGAAGCCTACGCCACCTGGACCTCTCCGATCCGTAAGTATGGCGATATGGTCAACCATCGTCTGCTGAAGAATATCATCTCTGAGCAGGCTGCCGACAAACCGCAGGATGACGTCACGACCCAGTTGGCTGAGCGCCGCCGCCTGAACCGCATGGCTGAACGCGACGTAGGCGATTGGTTGTATGCCCGCTTCCTGAAAGACAAAGCCGGTAGCGATGAACGCTTCAATGCCGAGATCATTGATGTGACCCGTGGCGGCCTGCGCGTACGCCTGCTGGATAACGGTGCCGTCGCCTTTATCCCTGCTCCGTTTATTCACGCGGTACGTGATGAGCTGGTTTGCAGTCAGGAAACCGGCACGGTGCAGGTGAAAGGCGAAGTGATTTATCGCCAAAGCGATAGCTTGCAGGTAAACATTGCCGAAGTGCGTATGGAAACCCGAAGCGTGATCGCTAAACCAGCAGCTTAA
- a CDS encoding FdhF/YdeP family oxidoreductase, producing MKFKPSIKPYRGAAGGWGSLEATTRYVFDSKQALKNLRNLMRVNKARGFDCPGCAWGDDNHSTFSFCENGAKAVSWEATRNAVEPAFFAAHSVSTLREQSDYFLEYQGRLTHPMRYDAKTDRYQPISWPDALALIASHIRAMDNPNQIELYTSGRASNEAAYLYQLFGRMLGTSNFPDCSNMCHEASGIGLKQSIGVGKGTIRMDDFAKADAIFVFGQNPGTNHPRMLHSLKQAASRGARIVSFNTLRERGLERFADPQNPIQMLTPKSSPISSAYFQPNLGGDMAAVRGMVKALLETHRQRLTHGLPGLFDLPFIDRHCVGLEAYLDQVDATSWQQITTQSGLTENQLRHAATIYQGAERVICTWAMGITQHKHSVATVREITNLQLLFGQLGKPGAGLCPVRGHSNVQGNRTMGIDEKAPKALLDSLEQHFGFSPRREVGHNTVEAIEAMLRGEVKVLIALGGNLAAAAPDTERTAQALRRCDLTVHISTKLNRSHLITGKDALILPTLGRTELDMQASGPQYITVEDSFSMVHASEGIGKPLADTQRSETAIVCGIADAVLGSEKLDWLALADDYSLIRQHIQATIPGFEDFNPRCEQPGGFYLGNAAAELRFATQSGKAEFSAAPLPETLFPQTGAEKAPFVLQTLRSHDQYNTTIYGLDDRYRGVYGQREVLFIHPQDLADLGLEDGERVEIETLWNDGVIRKVSGFKLVSYDIPRGNLAAYYPETNPLVPLDSFGDGTGTPTSKSVPVAIRRCAQPPTLRIV from the coding sequence ATGAAATTTAAACCGTCAATCAAGCCTTATCGCGGCGCGGCGGGCGGCTGGGGCTCGTTAGAGGCCACCACCCGCTATGTATTCGACAGTAAACAGGCGCTGAAAAACCTGCGCAACCTGATGCGTGTAAATAAGGCGCGTGGTTTCGACTGCCCCGGTTGTGCCTGGGGCGATGACAACCACAGTACGTTCAGCTTCTGTGAAAACGGGGCAAAAGCCGTCAGTTGGGAAGCCACACGCAATGCGGTGGAACCGGCTTTTTTTGCCGCCCACAGCGTCAGCACCTTACGTGAACAAAGCGACTATTTCCTTGAGTACCAAGGCCGTTTAACACACCCGATGCGCTATGACGCCAAAACGGATCGCTACCAGCCCATCAGTTGGCCGGATGCGCTGGCGCTGATTGCCAGCCATATCCGGGCAATGGATAACCCTAACCAGATTGAGCTTTATACCTCTGGTCGCGCCAGCAACGAAGCCGCCTATCTTTATCAACTGTTTGGTCGGATGCTGGGGACCAGCAACTTCCCGGACTGCTCCAATATGTGCCACGAAGCAAGCGGCATCGGCCTTAAGCAAAGCATCGGTGTCGGCAAAGGCACTATCCGCATGGACGATTTTGCCAAGGCCGACGCCATTTTTGTATTTGGCCAAAATCCGGGTACCAACCATCCGCGAATGTTACACAGCCTGAAACAGGCCGCGAGCCGTGGCGCACGCATCGTCAGCTTCAATACTTTGCGTGAACGTGGGCTGGAACGGTTTGCCGATCCGCAGAATCCCATCCAGATGCTGACGCCGAAATCCTCCCCCATCAGTTCAGCCTATTTTCAACCGAATCTGGGTGGCGATATGGCGGCAGTACGCGGCATGGTGAAGGCGCTGCTGGAAACGCATCGCCAGCGGTTAACCCATGGGTTGCCTGGGCTGTTTGACTTGCCCTTTATCGATCGCCATTGCGTGGGGCTTGAGGCCTATCTGGATCAGGTGGATGCCACTTCTTGGCAACAAATCACAACCCAATCCGGTTTAACTGAAAACCAACTGCGCCATGCCGCCACAATCTACCAGGGGGCTGAGCGGGTTATCTGCACATGGGCAATGGGGATCACGCAACATAAACACTCCGTAGCAACGGTACGCGAAATCACCAATCTGCAACTGTTGTTCGGGCAACTCGGTAAACCAGGGGCTGGACTCTGCCCGGTACGCGGTCACAGCAACGTGCAAGGCAACCGCACCATGGGTATCGACGAGAAAGCGCCCAAGGCACTGCTGGATAGCCTGGAGCAGCACTTTGGCTTTAGCCCGCGCCGCGAGGTGGGCCACAATACGGTCGAAGCCATTGAAGCGATGCTGCGTGGTGAGGTCAAGGTGTTGATTGCTCTCGGGGGCAATCTTGCTGCCGCGGCGCCGGATACCGAACGTACCGCACAGGCACTGCGCCGTTGTGATTTGACAGTGCACATCAGTACCAAACTGAACCGCAGCCATCTGATCACTGGTAAAGACGCGTTGATCCTACCGACACTGGGGCGCACCGAACTGGATATGCAGGCTAGCGGCCCGCAGTACATCACGGTGGAGGACTCTTTCAGCATGGTGCATGCCTCTGAAGGTATCGGTAAACCCTTGGCGGATACGCAACGTTCAGAAACCGCGATCGTGTGCGGTATTGCCGACGCGGTGCTGGGCAGTGAAAAACTGGATTGGTTGGCGCTGGCAGACGACTATTCCCTGATCCGCCAGCATATCCAGGCCACCATTCCCGGCTTTGAAGACTTTAACCCGCGTTGTGAACAGCCCGGGGGATTCTATCTGGGCAACGCCGCCGCCGAACTACGCTTTGCGACCCAAAGTGGCAAGGCCGAGTTTAGCGCTGCCCCGTTGCCCGAGACCTTGTTCCCGCAAACCGGAGCAGAAAAAGCGCCGTTCGTGCTGCAAACCCTGCGTTCCCACGATCAGTACAACACCACCATTTATGGGCTGGACGATCGCTATCGTGGCGTTTACGGTCAGCGTGAGGTGCTGTTTATTCATCCGCAAGATTTGGCAGACCTTGGCTTGGAGGATGGTGAGCGCGTGGAGATTGAAACCCTGTGGAACGATGGCGTGATCCGCAAAGTCAGTGGATTCAAGCTGGTCAGCTACGATATTCCGCGCGGTAATCTGGCAGCCTATTACCCTGAAACCAACCCGCTGGTGCCACTGGACAGCTTTGGTGATGGCACCGGCACGCCAACCTCCAAGTCGGTTCCCGTCGCCATTCGCCGTTGCGCGCAACCGCCCACGCTACGGATTGTTTAA